One region of Juglans microcarpa x Juglans regia isolate MS1-56 chromosome 7S, Jm3101_v1.0, whole genome shotgun sequence genomic DNA includes:
- the LOC121240289 gene encoding protein STRICTOSIDINE SYNTHASE-LIKE 3-like produces MSRTGTFAGLVFLILAFYCGIDPLKHSAISEFPDFEAYAVEMPAWSQVPTERDTQNLLQKSEIKFLNQVQGPESIVFDPLGRGPYTGVADGRVLFWNGQSWTDFAYTSPNRSELCNPKPSPLSYLKNEHICGRPLGLRFDKKTGDLYIADAYFGLMKVGPEGGLATSLTSEAEGVPLRFTNDLDIDDKGNVYFTDSSANYQRRNFMQLVFSSENTGRVLKYNPTTKETTVLVRNLQFPNGLSLSKDGSFFVFCEGSIGRLSKYWLKGEKAGATEVLAILPGFPDNVRTTGKGDFWVAIHCRRSLYTHLCALYPKIRKFILKLPISGKIQFMLHIGGWPHAVVVKYSSEGKLLQILEDSQGKVVKAVSEVEEKDGKLWMGSVLVPFIAVYNLD; encoded by the exons ATGTCACGGACCGGGACTTTTGCTGGGCTCGTATTTCTCATCCTAGCCTTCTACTGTGGAATTGACCCTTTAAAGCACAGTGCAATCTCGGAGTTCCCCGACTTCGAAGCGTACGCCGTTGAGATGCCAGCTTGGTCCCAGGTCCCCACCGAGAGAGACACCCAGAATTTGCTGCAGAAATCTGAAATCAAGTTCCTCAACCAAGTCCAGGGCCCCGAAAGCATAGTATTTGACCCCCTTGGCCGTGGACCTTATACTGGTGTCGCTGATGGGCGAGTCCTGTTCTGGAACGGTCAGTCCTGGACCGATTTCGCTTACACTTCCCCGAATAG GTCAGAACTATGTAATCCAAAACCATCGCCTTTGAGTTACTTGAAGAATGAGCACATATGTGGCAGGCCTTTGGGGCTTCGTTTTGACAAGAAAACAGGTGATTTATACATTGCAGATGCATACTTTGGGTTAATGAAGGTAGGACCAGAAGGTGGCTTGGCAACATCACTAACATCTGAGGCAGAAGGGGTGCCATTGAGGTTTACCAACGATCTTGACATTGATGATAAAGGGAATGTTTATTTTACAGATAGCAGCGCCAATTACCAGAGGAG GAACTTCATGCAGTTGGTTTTTTCTTCAGAGAATACTGGTAGGGTTCTGAAATACAATCCAACAACCAAGGAAACCACTGTCCTTGTGAGGAATCTCCAATTTCCAAATGGGTTGTCCTTAAGCAAGGATGGTTCCTTCTTTGTCTTTTGTGAAGGATCCATTGGCAG ATTAAGTAAGTATTGGTTGAAAGGCGAGAAGGCGGGGGCTACTGAGGTACTAGCAATCCTACCTGGATTTCCCGACAATGTCAGGACCACCGGAAAGGGTGACTTTTGGGTGGCAATACACTGTCGACGATCCTTATATACTCATTTATGTGCATTATACCCAAAGATTAGGAAATTTATTCTCAAGCTCCCAATTTCTGGGAAAATTCAGTTCATGCTTCACATTGGGGGCTGGCCCCATGCTGTTGTTGTCAAGTACAGCTCAGAAGGTAAGCTTTTGCAGATATTGGAGGACAGTCAGGGGAAGGTTGTCAAGGCAGTAAGTGAAGTGGAGGAAAAGGATGGGAAACTATGGATGGGGAGTGTGTTGGTGCCTTTCATTGCAGTTTACAACttggattaa